The sequence TCGACGGGGGCGGCGAACCGCGTCGACCGCAGGACGGCCCACACCTCGGACAGCAGCCGCAGGGTGAGCGGATGCCGGGCGTCCCGCGCGGTGAGCAGGCCCTCGGGGATCCCGTACCGCGCCCGCGCCGTCTCGGCCTCCCCGGCGTCCAGGCCGCCAAGTGCCACCGCCTGTACGTCCGTTGCGGGAAACCCGGCCTGCTCCCAGTACTCCTCCCGGCAGGCCACCACCAGGCGGGCGCCGGTCTCCCGGAGCCAGCCGACGGTCCCCTCGGTCCACTCGGGGAGCCGCCGGGCCAGGGCCGGGGGCATCTCCTCGGGGCCGTCGAGGAGCAGCAGGAGGGGGCGGCCCGTGCGGGCGGTGAGGTGCTCGGGGGTGAGGTCGCCGAGGTCGGGGAGGTCGAGCCGGCGGGCGGCGGCGACGATACGGGCGGCCCGTGCCAGGGCGCGGCGCGCCGCGTCGGCGACCGAGTCGTCGCCCTCCTCCAGATCGGCGCCGCGCAGCCACAGCGTGGGCTGCGCCGTGCGGGCGCGGCGGGCGGCGAGGGCCGCGAGTTCCGTCGTACGACCGCTGCCCGGGGCGCCGACCAGACCGAGCACGCACCGCTCGCCGTCCATGAAGCCGGCCGACTCCGCTGCCACCGCGGCCCGTTCGACCGGCTGCACCAGAGCCCTCGGCGGTCCGTCCTGGCCCACCGAGGTGGCGGTCAGCTCCAGGACGCCCGCGAGATTGAGGTCGGCGCCGTAGGCGGGCACGGTGGCCGCGTTGCGGGCCAGCAGCTCGGCGAGGGGGCCGGTGGCGGCGCGGGGCGGCACCGCGAAGCCGGCGTCCCGGTGGGGGGCGTGCAGCACGGTGCCGAGGACGCCGAGGACAGCGCCCGTACCCGCGTCCACCACCGGTCCCCCGGCCGCCCCGCCGCCGGGCCGCAGCGCGTCCCGGCCCGCCGTCCCGATGGCCAGCTCCAGCGCGTCGCCGATCAGATGGCGGCCGTACGACACCTCGGCGGCGGCGAGCACCCGCGCCTCGCGCCAGCAGCCGGCCGCGATCCGGACGTAGGTGCCGGCCGCGACGTCCTCGCGGGCGCTCAGCGGCAGCGGCGGCACGTCCAGGCCCTCGGCGCGCACCAGGGCGAGGTTCCGGTCGGGCAGCCCGGTCACGTCCTCGGCGCCGACCACGCGGGTGCGGTCCCCGGCGCGCAGCACCAGCCGGTCGAGGCCGTCGACGGCTTCGTGGCTGGTGAGGAGGGTGCCCTGGTGGTCGGCGAGGAATCCGGTGCCGCGCGGGCGGCCGGCGGGGTCCTCGATGTGCACCAGGGGGTCGGTGGTGCGGGGATCGGCGAGGGGGGCGGGGTCCGTACGGCGGGTACCGAGGGCGCCTTGCGGGTGGGGGCGGGGGGTCGTGAGCACCCGTGCGCCGCGCGCCCCGTCCGCGCGGGCGGGTGCCGATCCCGCCGCGTCCGCCATGTCACCCGTGCCGTGCGCCGTCACCCCGCGGGCGCCGCCGGTTCGCGGGTCTCCTGCCGTCATCGTCCTGCCTTCCCGCCCTTGCCCGTGCCTGTGGGCCCTTGCCTGTGGCGACGGTAGGCGGGTGATGATCGGCGGGGCGGCGCGCTCGTGGAACGCGCCCCCTTCCGCTCCCCCGGTTCACTCCGAGCGCCTGCCCGGACGGGTGAATCGACGGGGGCTACTGGACAGCCCTGGGGTGGGGGAAGTGGGGGGCCGTGGAGCGGCGGCGGGAGCACACCCCGTGCCGGCCGCCGCTCCACGGCGAGAGCCCTCGCTCAGGCGAAGACGGCCAGGCTCTTGGCCTTGCCCTTGTGCAGCTCGACGAGGGCGAGGAAGCGGCCCTCGGGGTCGAACACGGCGACGGGACCGGCGTCCGCGTACTCCTCGGGCATCTCCAGGCGCACCCCGTTCAGCAGCAGCCTGGCGCGCTTGGCGTCCACCTCCCAGCGCGGGAAGGCGGCCGAGGCGGCCTCGGCGATCGGCATCACGGTCAGCTCCTGCTGGAGCTGGTCCAGCGTCCGCGCCGAGTCGAGCTTGTACGGCCCGACGCGGGTGCGGCGCAGCGCGGTGAGGTGTCCGCCGACGCCCAGGTCGGCGCCCAGGTCGCGGGCGAGCGCGCGGATGTAGGTGCCGGAGGAGCAGACGACGGAGACGACCAGGTCGAGGACGGGGGTGCCGTCCTCGGCGACGGCGTCGCGGACGTCGTACACCGTGAAGGAGGAGACGGTCACCGGGCGGGCCGGGATCTCGAAGTCCTCGCCCTCACGGGCCCGCTTGTACGACCGTACGCCGTCGATCTTGATGGCGCTGACCTTGGACGGGACCTGCATGATGTCGCCGGACAGCTTGGCGATACCGGCGTCGATGGCCTCCCGGGTCACCTTGGAGGCGTCGGTGGACGCGATGATCTCGCCCTCGGCGTCGTCGGTGAGGGTGTTCTGGCCGAGCCGTACGGTGCCCAGGTACTCCTTCTCGGTCAGCGCGAGGTGACCGAGGAGCTTGGTGGCGCGCTCGACGCCGAGGACCAGCACGCCGGTGGCCATCGGGTCGAGGGTGCCGGCGTGACCGACGCGGCGGGTCCTGGCGATCCCGCGCATCTTGGCGACCACGTCGTGCGAAGTGAAGCCCGACGGCTTGTCGACGATGACAAGGCCGTCGGGCGTGGTGTGCTTCTGCGTCATTCCGCGGCGTCGCCGTCCGTCTCGTCGTCCGCCGGCTTGCGGTACGGGTCCGCGCCGCCGGCGTAGTCGGCGCCCGCGGAGGTCTCCCGCACCTTGGCGTCGGACTGCCGGGCCTTGTCGAGGAGGTCCTCGATGGTCTTGGCGGTGTCCGGGAGGGCGTCCGCGACGAAGGTGAGGGTCGGGGTGAACTTCACCCCGGCCGCGCGGCCGACCTCGGAGCGCAGGATGCCCTTGGCGCTCTCCAGGCCCGCCGCCGCGGCCTTCCGCTCCTCGTCGTCCCCGTACACCGTGTAGAAGACGGTCGCCTCCCGCAGGTCACCCGTCACGCGGGTGTCCGTGATGGTGACGTGCGAGCCGAGCCGCGGGTCCTTGATCCCGCGCTGCAGCTTCTGGGCAACCACCTCTCGGATGAGGTCCGCCAGCCTTTTCGCCCGCGCGTTGTCGGCCACTGGTCCAGCTCCCGTTCTTTCCTGATTCCTTGGTCTTCGATCCGTGGTCTTTGTTCCGCGGTCCGTGTCAGTCGTCGTCGCCGTGTCAGTCGTCGTCGCCGTGGAAGCGGCGGCGTACGGACAGCAGCTCCACCTCGGGGCGGGCGGCGACCAGCCGTTCGCACCGGTCCAGTACGTCCGTGAGGTGCGCCGCGTCGCCGGAGACCGCAGCCAGGCCGATGATCGTCCGCCGGTGGAGGTCCATGTGGTCCACCTCGGCCGCGCTCACCGCGTACTTCCGCTGGAGTTCGGCGACGATCGGGCGGACGACGGAGCGCTTCTCCTTCAGCGAGTGGACGTCGCCGAGGAGGAGGTCGAAGGACAGAGTCCCCACGTACATGTGTGTTGCCGGTTCACCCGCCGGTCCGGGATCGATGGCCCCTGCGCCGGACGGCCGGGGACATCAAGAAACGGTACCGCGTACCTGGCGGAGGCTCGACAGGGTTTCCACGCGGTGCGGGGACCCGCGGCAGCTGCCACAGGTCCCCGAATGCCCGTCGACGTCCGGAACGGCACGCCGGCCGACAGGACGCATCCCGTCGGCCGGCGTGAACCGTCGGCCGGTTACGCCCGCGGCTTCTCGCGCATCTCGTACGTCGCGATGACGTCGTCGACCTTGATGTCGTTGAAGTTTCCGAGGTTGATACCACCCTCGAAGCCTTCGCGGATCTCGGTGACGTCGTCCTTGAAGCGACGCAGGCCCTCGATGGTGAGGTTCTCCGCGATGACCTTGCCGTCGCGCAGGAGGCGGGCCTTCGTGTTGCGGCGGACCTCGCCGGACCGGATGAGCACACCGGCGAGGTTGCCCAGCTTGGACGAGCGGAAGACCTCGCGGATCTCCGCCGTACCGAGCTCGACCTCTTCGTACTCCGGCTTGAGCATGCCCTTGAGGGCCGCCTCGATCTCCTCGATCGCCTGGTAGATGACCGAGTAGTACCGGACGTCGACGCCCTCGCGCTCCGCCATCTGCGCGGCACGGCCGGCCGCACGGACGTTGAAGCCGATGACGATGGCGTCCGAGCCCATGGCCAGGTCGATGTCGGACTCCGTGACCGCACCGACACCGCGGTGCAGGACGCGGATGTCGACCTCTTCGCCGACGTCCAGCTGGAGCAGCGAGGACTCGAGGGCCTCGACCGAACCGGAAGCGTCACCCTTGATGATCAGGTTCAGCTGCTGGACCTCGCCGGCCTTGAGCACCTTGTCCAGGTCCTCCAGGGAGACACGGCGCGTGCGCTTCGCGAAGGCCGCGTTGCGCTCACGGGCCGCACGCTTCTCCGCGATCTGGCGGGCCGTACGGTCCTCCTCGACCACGATGAAGTTGTCACCGGCACCCGGGACGTTGGTCAGGCCCAGGACCTGGACCGGCGTCGACGGACCGGCCTCGGCGACGGTGTTGCCGCTGTCGTCCAGCATCGCGCGGACTCGGCCGTACGCGTCGCCGACCACCATGGTGTCGCCGACCCGCAGCGTGCCTCGCTGCACCAGGACCGTCGCGACCGCACCGCGACCGCGGTCCAGGCGGGACTCGATCGCAATACCCTGCGCGTCCTGGTGCGGGTTGGCACGCAGGTCCAGGGCGGCGTCGGCGGTGAGGACGACGGCCTCCAGGAGGCTGTCGATGTGCAGACCCTGCTTGGCGGAGATGTCGACGAACATGGTGTCGCCGCCGTACTCCTCGGCCACCAGGCCGTACTCGGTCAGCTGACCGCGCACCTTGGTCGGGTCGGCACCCTCGACGTCGATCTTGTTGACCGCGACCACGATCGGCACCTCGGCCGCCTTGGCGTGGTTCAGCGCCTCGACCGTCTGCGGCATGACGCCGTCGTTGGCCGCGACGACCAGGATCGCGATGTCCGTCGACCGGGCACCACGGGCACGCATGGCGGTGAACGCCTCGTGACCCGGGGTGTCGATGAAGGTGATCGCGCGGTCCTCGCCGTTGACCTGGGTCGCGACCTGGTAGGCACCGATGTGCTGGGTGATGCCGCCGGCCTCGCCCGCGATGACGTTCGTCTTGCGGATGGCGTCGAGGAGCCGGGTCTTACCGTGGTCGACGTGACCCATGACGGTCACGACCGGCGGACGGACGACCAGGTCCTCCTCGGTGCCCTCGTTCTCGCCGAACTCCAGGTCGAAGGACTCGAGCAGCTCGCGGTCCTCCTCCTCGGGGCTGACGATCTGAACCGTGTAGTTCATCTCGCCGGCGAGCAGGTGCAGCGTCTCGTCGGAGACGGACTGCGTCGCGGTGACCATCTCGCCGAGGTTCATCATGACCGCGACGAGGGACGCCGGGTTGGCGTTGATCTTCTCCGCGAAGTCGGTGAGCGACGCGCCACGGGAGAGACGGATGGTCTCGCCGCCGCCGCGCGGCAGCATCACGCCGCCGACGCTCGGGGCCTGCATGGCCTCGTACTCCTGGCGACGCTGCCGCTTCGACTTGCGGCCGCGACGCGCGGGACCACCGGGACGGCCGAAGGCGCCCTGCGTGCCACCACGGCCACCGGGACCGCCGGGACGACCGCCGAAGCCGGGACGACCGCCGCCACCGGGGCCGCCGCCGAAGCCGCCGCCACCGCCACCGGGACGACCGGCGAAACCGCCGCCGCCGCCCGGACGGGCACCGCCGCCACCGCCGCCGGGACGACCGGCGAAGCCGCCGCCACCGGGACGACCGCCGCCACCGCCGGGACGACCGGCACCGGCCGGACCACGGCCGCCGGGGCCGGGACGCGGGCCGGCAGCGGGACGCTGCGGCATCATGCCGGGGTTCGGACGCGGGCCGCCGGGACGCGGGGCGCCGCCCTGCGGACGGGGCATCGCGCCCGGAGTCGGACGCGGACCGCCGGGAGCCTGCGGACGCGGACCGCCGCCCTGGGCGCCGGGCGCCTGCGGACGGGGACCGGCGCCGGGGGCACCGCCGGGACGCGGGCCACCCTGCGGACGGGGCGCCTGCGGGCGCGCCATGCCGGTGGAGCCGCCGGACGTGAAGGGGTTGTTACCCGGACGCGGGCCGGAGGGACGGGCACCCGGACGCGGGGCCTGGCCACCGGGACGCGGCGCGCCCTGGCCCGGACGGGCCTGACCCTGACCCTGGGCCGGACGGCCACCGGGCTTGGGGGCACCGGGACGGGCGCCACCGGGACGCGGACCCTGGCCCTGACCCTGACCCTGTGCGGCCGGGGCCTGCGGGGTCTGGGCGGCCGGAGCGGCCGGCGGAGCGGTGAACTCCGGGGCGGCCGGGGCCGGACGCGGCGCGGGCCGGGGGCCCGGACGCGGACCCGAGGCCGGTGCGGACGCCGCGGGAGCCGACGGAGCGGCCGGCGCCGCCGGCTGCTCCGGGGCGGGCGTCGCGGGCTTGGGAGCCGCCGGCCGCGGGGCAGCCGGACGTGCCGCCTGCACCGGGGAGGGCGCGGCGGGCTTGGGGGAGGCCTTGCGCGGGGCGGGCTTGGCGGACTTGCCGCTGCCACCACCCTGGAAGGCGTCGGTCAGCTTGCGTACAACCGGCGCTTCGATGGTCGAAGACGCCGAACGGACGAATTCACCGAGTTCCTGGAGCTTGGCCATGACGGCCTTGCTCTCGACACCGAACTCCTTGGCGAGTTCGTAGACCCGGACCTTAGCCACTTCGCTCCTTTGAGGTCCGGGTGAAGCCGGACCGTCGCTAGTTCATGGGCGTACTCATCGCGTACTCATCGAGTGCTCATCGCAATCTCGACCTGCTTTCGACTCGCGAGGTACCAAGCCGCACGGGGTTCCGTACGGCATGTCTTACGGCGTTGCCTGCTCGGCAACTGTTGCCTGCTCGACGTATCGGCGCAACGCCTTTGTGTCGAGCGCTCCCGGGGCGCGCAGTGCCCGCGGCAACACCCGGCGGCGTACCGCCTGGTCGAGACAGACCAGGGCGGGGTGCAGATACGCACCCCGGCCGGGCAGCGTACCGCGCGGATCGGGGACACATTCGTCCTCGCTCCGCACGATCCGCAGGAGATCGTTCTTGGCCGCCCGCTCCCGGCACCCCACACAGGTGCGTTCAGGGCGTGCTCCGGCATGCGTCCGGCCAGACACGGCTTAGTGTACCTCCCCGCACCACCCTCACCCCTTTGGGGGAAAGATCGAACGGCTGTTGTCGTAATCCAAGCGCTCGCGGCCTGGATCCATTCCCTGCCCGGAGACGTCTGTCCGGCGGCTTCTACTCCGCCGGCTGCTCGGTGTCGGGCCGGATGTCGATGCGCCAGCCGGTGAGCCGGGCGGCGAGGCGGGCGTTCTGCCCCTCCTTGCCGATCGCCAGCGACAGCTGGTAGTCCGGCACGGTCACCCGGGCGGAGCGGGAGGCGAGGTCCACGACCTCCACCTTGCTCACCCGGGCGGGTGACAGGGCGTTCGCCACCATCTCCGCCGGGTCGTCCGACCAGTCGACGATGTCGATCTTCTCGCCGTTCAGCTCGCCCATCACATTGCGCACCCGGCCGCCCATCGGGCCGATGCAGGCGCCCTTGGCGTTCAGGCCCGAGCGGGTGGAGCGGACGGCGATCTTGGTGCGGTGGCCGGCCTCGCGGGCGATGGCGGCGATCTCCACCGAACCGTCGGCGATCTCCGGCACCTCCAGGGCGAAGAGCTTCTTCACCAGGTTCGGGTGGGTGCGCGAGAGCGTCACGGAGGGTCCGCGCACGCCCTTGGCGACCCGGACCACGTACGACCGCAGGCGCTGGCCGTGCGGGTAGGTCTCGCCGGGGACCTGCTCCTGCACCGGCAGGATGGCCTCCAGCTTGCCGATGTCGACCAGCACGTTCTTCGGGTCGCGGCCCTGCTGGACCACGCCGGTGACGATGTCGCCCTCGCGGCCCGCGTACTCGCCGAGCGTGGCGTCGTCCTCGGCGTCGCGCAGCCGCTGGAGGATCACCTGCTTGGCGGTGGTGGCGGCGATGCGCCCGAAGCCCGAGGGGGTGTCGTCGAACTCCCGCGGCTCCTGCCCCTCCTCCAGGTCCTCGGGGTCCTCCTTCGCCCACACGGTCACATGACCGGTCTGCCGGTCGAGCCGTACGCGCGCGTGGCGGCGGCTTCCCTCGGTGCGGTGGTAGGCGATGAGGAGGGCCGACTCGATCGCTTCGACCAGCAGGTCGAAGGAGATCTCCTTCTCCCTGACCAAGCCCCGCAGGGCGCTCATGTCGATATCCACGGCTACGCCTCCTCTTCCTTCTTGTCCTTCGTGTCCTTGCGGTTGAACTCGACCTGCACGCGGGCCTTCGCGATCTCGGGGAAGGCGATCCGGCGGGTGGTGGCCTTGCGGCCCTTGACGCCGGGCACCTCGACGTCGAGGCCCTCCTCGTCCACGGCCAGGATCCGCGCGACCAGCTCGCCGTCCTCGGCCAGCTGGAACTTCACGAGCCGGTCCACGGCGCGCACGAAGTGCCGGTGCTCGGTGAGGGGGCGCTCGGCGCCGGGGGTTCCGACCTCCAGGTCGTACGCGGTGTCGCCCATCGCGTCGGTCTCGTCCAGCTTCGCCGAGAGCGCGCGGCTCACATCGGCGATCGCGTCCAGGTCCGCCCCGGAGTCGGAGTCGACGACCACGCGCAGCACCCGCTTGCGTCCGACGGAGTCGAGAGCGATCTCTTCGAGATCCAGCCCCTGAGAGGTGACGAGCGGTTCCAGCAGCTCTCGCAGCCTCTCGCTCTGGGTGGTGCTCATCCGGGTGACTCCTCGGCCGCGTGTGCTGTTGTGGGATGGGTCGCGTGTCAGGTCAAAGGGTATCCGGTCGCGGGGAGTGTTGCCGTCCACCTGTGGACAACCCGGCGCGGGACGGGTGAGGCGGGGCGGTGCCGGTGACCGGTATCGGACAGGTGCGCGGGTACGGTGATCACGAGCGACTCGTCGCGCCGCTCTTCTTCTTGTCGTTTCTTCTTGTCGTTCTTGTCGTACGAGTTCCCCGAGGACGTCTGCCGTGCCGTACCCCTCGCCACCGCGCACCCCCTCGGGGCCGCGCAGAAGAACCCTGCTCGCCTCGGCCGCCGGTGCCGCCCTGCTGGCGGGCTGCACGTCCGGATCCGGCTCCGGCGACGACCCCTCGGCCACCGCGGTGGTCCGCGCGCAGGCCGCCGCGGACAGCGCGACGCTGCTGGAACGTTACGACGCCGTGCTCAGGGCGTTCCCCGACCTCGCGGAGCGGCTGCGCCCGCTGCGCACGGAGGTCGCGGCCCATGCCGCCGCGTTCCGGGAGGGTACGACCCCCACCGCGTCCCCCTCGGGCTCCGCCTCCCCCTCCCCCACCGCCTCGCCGGACCCGGTGCCGGCGACCGCCAAGGACGCCCTCGCCTCGCTGGCCGCCGCCGAGCGGGCGCTCGCCGACCGGCGGGCCAGGGCGCTGCTGGACGTGCCGGGCGAGCCGGCGCGGCTGCTGGCCTCCACGGCGGCGGCCGGCGCCGCGCACGCGTACCTGCTGACGACGGGGGCGGCGAAGTGAGCGACGACGGCGACAAGACCGAACTCACCGCGTTCCAGGCCGCGTTGGCGGCGGAGCACGCGGCGGTGTACGGGTACGGCGTGGTCGGCGGCCGGGTGGACGACCGGCGCCGCGGCGAGGCGAAGGCGGCGTACGACGCCCACCGGGCCCGGCGGGACGCGCTGGCCCGCGAGGTGCGGGACCTGGGCGGCCGGCCGGTGGCGGCGAGCGCGGCCTACGCCCTGCCGTTCGCGGTGCGCGACCCGGCGGACGCGGTACGGCTCGCCGCGCGCCTGGAGCAGCGGGTGGCCGGGGTCTACGCCGACCTGGTCCGCTCGACGGCCGGCGCGCGGCGCACCTCGGCGGCGGAAGCCCTGCGGGAGGCAGCGGTGCGGGCGGTGGGCTGGAGCGGACGGAGCGTAGCCTTCCCGGGGCTCGCCGAACGGGCGGGCGAGGGGACGGGGACCGGCACGGACGCCGGGACCGGGACGGAGACGGCGGCCGGGGCGGACACGGCGACCGGGGCGGGGGCCGCGGGCGCGACGCCTTCAGGGTCCGCGTCGGCGGTCCGCTGAGCGTCGTACGACCTGTGCACGACGGGTACGACGGATACGACCGGTACGACGGGTACGACCGGTGACGACGGCCACCGGACGGACGGGAATCACGAGGAAGGGAACGGCTCGCGCATGGCTTTCGAACCGCCGCGGCGCCTGGTGCGGGCGCTCGGGGAGACGGCACCGGCCGGGGACG is a genomic window of Streptomyces sp. WP-1 containing:
- a CDS encoding YlxR family protein; protein product: MSGRTHAGARPERTCVGCRERAAKNDLLRIVRSEDECVPDPRGTLPGRGAYLHPALVCLDQAVRRRVLPRALRAPGALDTKALRRYVEQATVAEQATP
- the truB gene encoding tRNA pseudouridine(55) synthase TruB; this encodes MTQKHTTPDGLVIVDKPSGFTSHDVVAKMRGIARTRRVGHAGTLDPMATGVLVLGVERATKLLGHLALTEKEYLGTVRLGQNTLTDDAEGEIIASTDASKVTREAIDAGIAKLSGDIMQVPSKVSAIKIDGVRSYKRAREGEDFEIPARPVTVSSFTVYDVRDAVAEDGTPVLDLVVSVVCSSGTYIRALARDLGADLGVGGHLTALRRTRVGPYKLDSARTLDQLQQELTVMPIAEAASAAFPRWEVDAKRARLLLNGVRLEMPEEYADAGPVAVFDPEGRFLALVELHKGKAKSLAVFA
- the infB gene encoding translation initiation factor IF-2 is translated as MAKVRVYELAKEFGVESKAVMAKLQELGEFVRSASSTIEAPVVRKLTDAFQGGGSGKSAKPAPRKASPKPAAPSPVQAARPAAPRPAAPKPATPAPEQPAAPAAPSAPAASAPASGPRPGPRPAPRPAPAAPEFTAPPAAPAAQTPQAPAAQGQGQGQGPRPGGARPGAPKPGGRPAQGQGQARPGQGAPRPGGQAPRPGARPSGPRPGNNPFTSGGSTGMARPQAPRPQGGPRPGGAPGAGPRPQAPGAQGGGPRPQAPGGPRPTPGAMPRPQGGAPRPGGPRPNPGMMPQRPAAGPRPGPGGRGPAGAGRPGGGGGRPGGGGFAGRPGGGGGGARPGGGGGFAGRPGGGGGGFGGGPGGGGRPGFGGRPGGPGGRGGTQGAFGRPGGPARRGRKSKRQRRQEYEAMQAPSVGGVMLPRGGGETIRLSRGASLTDFAEKINANPASLVAVMMNLGEMVTATQSVSDETLHLLAGEMNYTVQIVSPEEEDRELLESFDLEFGENEGTEEDLVVRPPVVTVMGHVDHGKTRLLDAIRKTNVIAGEAGGITQHIGAYQVATQVNGEDRAITFIDTPGHEAFTAMRARGARSTDIAILVVAANDGVMPQTVEALNHAKAAEVPIVVAVNKIDVEGADPTKVRGQLTEYGLVAEEYGGDTMFVDISAKQGLHIDSLLEAVVLTADAALDLRANPHQDAQGIAIESRLDRGRGAVATVLVQRGTLRVGDTMVVGDAYGRVRAMLDDSGNTVAEAGPSTPVQVLGLTNVPGAGDNFIVVEEDRTARQIAEKRAARERNAAFAKRTRRVSLEDLDKVLKAGEVQQLNLIIKGDASGSVEALESSLLQLDVGEEVDIRVLHRGVGAVTESDIDLAMGSDAIVIGFNVRAAGRAAQMAEREGVDVRYYSVIYQAIEEIEAALKGMLKPEYEEVELGTAEIREVFRSSKLGNLAGVLIRSGEVRRNTKARLLRDGKVIAENLTIEGLRRFKDDVTEIREGFEGGINLGNFNDIKVDDVIATYEMREKPRA
- a CDS encoding DUF503 domain-containing protein codes for the protein MYVGTLSFDLLLGDVHSLKEKRSVVRPIVAELQRKYAVSAAEVDHMDLHRRTIIGLAAVSGDAAHLTDVLDRCERLVAARPEVELLSVRRRFHGDDD
- the rbfA gene encoding 30S ribosome-binding factor RbfA, translated to MADNARAKRLADLIREVVAQKLQRGIKDPRLGSHVTITDTRVTGDLREATVFYTVYGDDEERKAAAAGLESAKGILRSEVGRAAGVKFTPTLTFVADALPDTAKTIEDLLDKARQSDAKVRETSAGADYAGGADPYRKPADDETDGDAAE
- the nusA gene encoding transcription termination factor NusA; amino-acid sequence: MDIDMSALRGLVREKEISFDLLVEAIESALLIAYHRTEGSRRHARVRLDRQTGHVTVWAKEDPEDLEEGQEPREFDDTPSGFGRIAATTAKQVILQRLRDAEDDATLGEYAGREGDIVTGVVQQGRDPKNVLVDIGKLEAILPVQEQVPGETYPHGQRLRSYVVRVAKGVRGPSVTLSRTHPNLVKKLFALEVPEIADGSVEIAAIAREAGHRTKIAVRSTRSGLNAKGACIGPMGGRVRNVMGELNGEKIDIVDWSDDPAEMVANALSPARVSKVEVVDLASRSARVTVPDYQLSLAIGKEGQNARLAARLTGWRIDIRPDTEQPAE
- the rimP gene encoding ribosome maturation factor RimP yields the protein MSTTQSERLRELLEPLVTSQGLDLEEIALDSVGRKRVLRVVVDSDSGADLDAIADVSRALSAKLDETDAMGDTAYDLEVGTPGAERPLTEHRHFVRAVDRLVKFQLAEDGELVARILAVDEEGLDVEVPGVKGRKATTRRIAFPEIAKARVQVEFNRKDTKDKKEEEA
- a CDS encoding ferritin-like domain-containing protein, producing the protein MSDDGDKTELTAFQAALAAEHAAVYGYGVVGGRVDDRRRGEAKAAYDAHRARRDALAREVRDLGGRPVAASAAYALPFAVRDPADAVRLAARLEQRVAGVYADLVRSTAGARRTSAAEALREAAVRAVGWSGRSVAFPGLAERAGEGTGTGTDAGTGTETAAGADTATGAGAAGATPSGSASAVR